A genomic segment from Saimiri boliviensis isolate mSaiBol1 chromosome 14, mSaiBol1.pri, whole genome shotgun sequence encodes:
- the ARL8A gene encoding ADP-ribosylation factor-like protein 8A: MIALFNKLLDWFKALFWKEEMELTLVGLQYSGKTTFVNVIASGQFNEDMIPTVGFNMRKITKGNVTIKLWDIGGQPRFRSMWERYCRGVSAIVYMVDAADQEKIEASKNELHNLLDKPQLQGIPVLVLGNKRDLPGALDEKELIEKMNLSAIQDREICCYSISCKEKDNIDITLQWLIQHSKSRRS, translated from the exons ATGATCGCTTTGTTCAACAAGCTGCTGGACTGGTTCAAGGCCCTGTTCTGGAAGGAGGAGATGGAGCTCACGCTGGTCGGGCTTCAGTACTCGGGCAAGACCACCTTCGTCAACGTGATCGCG TCAGGACAGTTCAACGAGGACATGATCCCCACTGTGGGTTTCAACATGCGCAAAATCACCAAAGGGAATGTGACCATCAAG CTCTGGGACATTGGGGGACAGCCGCGCTTCCGCAGCATGTGGGAACGCTACTGCCGAGGAGTCAGCGCCATCGT GTACATGGTGGATGCTGCTGACCAGGAAAAGATTGAGGCATCTAAGAACGAGCTTCACAACCTACTGGACAAACCTCAGCTGCAGGGCATCCCG GTCTTAGTCCTGGGTAACAAGCGAGACCTCCCAGGAGCACTGGATGAGAAGGAGCTGATTGAGAAAAT GAATCTGTCTGCCATCCAGGACCGAGAGATCTGCTGCTACTCCATCTCCtgcaaagaaaaagacaacattG ACATCACCCTACAGTGGCTTATTCAACACTCAAAGTCGCGGAGAAGCTGA
- the LOC141581157 gene encoding zinc finger protein ENSP00000375192-like, whose translation MWLSTLFFFFFWRRSLDLSPRLECSGRISARYNIHHLLGSSNSLASASQIAEITGVHYHAQLIFGFVEETRFHRVGQTGVELLTLSDPPALASQSAGIGSVSHRSWPQHTLLWTGSVPALDTSSYWRLLFFRRVFLSFLVSFFFFFFPGPLLISLGSPGCPVPTPWLGAFP comes from the exons ATGTGGCTCAgcacactcttctttttttttttttggagacggagtcttgatctgtcgcccaggctggagtgcagtggccggatctcagctcgctacaacatccaccacctcctgggttcaagcaattctctcgcctcagcctctcaaatagctgagattacgggtgtgcattaccatgcccagctaatttttggatttgtagaagagacaaggtttcaccgtgttggccagacaggtgttgaactcctgaccttgagtgatcctcctgccttggcctcccaaagtgctgggattggaagtgtgagccaccgctcctggcctcaGCACACTCTTCTCTGGACCGGATCTGTTCCAGCCCTGGACACCTCCTCCTACTGGCGCCTTCTTTTCTTCCGGAgggtttttctctccttcctcgtttctttcttttttttttttttt cccggccccctcctCATTTCTTTGGGATCCCCTGGTTGCCCTGTCCCAACCCCCTGGTTAGGTGCTTTCCCATAG
- the GPR37L1 gene encoding G-protein coupled receptor 37-like 1, with translation MWWPWPLAVSLAVILAVGPSRVSGGTPLHLGRHRAETQEQQSRSKRGTEDEEGKGVQQYVPQEWAEYPRPIHPAGLQPTKPLVATSPNPDKDGGTPGSGQELRGNLTGAPGRRLQIQNPLYPVTESSYSAYAVMLLALVVFAVGIVGNLSVMCIVWHSYYLKSAWNSILASLALWDFLVLFFCLPIVIFNEITKQRLLGDVSCRAVPFMEVSSLGVTTFSLCALGIDRFHVATSTLPKVRPIERCQSILAKLAVIWVGSMTLAVPELLLWQLAQEPAPTIGTLDSCIMKPSASLPESLYSLVMTYQNARMWWYFGCYFCLPILFTVTCQLVTWRVRSPPGRKPECRASKHEQCESQLNSTVVGLTVVYAFCTLPENVCNIVVAYLSPELTRQTLDLLGLINQFSAFFKGAITPVLLLCVCRPLGQAFLDCCCCCCCEECAAAPEASDGKLKTEVSASIYFHKPRESPPLLPLGTPC, from the exons ATGTGGTGGCCGTGGCCCCTGGCTGTCTCTCTTGCTGTGATTTTGGCTGTGGGGCCAAGCAGGGTCTCTGGGGGTACCCCCCTGCACCTGGGGAGGCACAGAGCCGAGACCCAGGAACAGCAGAGCCGATCCAAGAGGGGCACTGAGGATGAGGAGGGCAAGGGCGTGCAGCAGTATGTGCCTCAGGAGTGGGCAGAGTACCCCCGGCCCATTCACCCTGCTGGCCTGCAGCCCACCAAGCCCTTGGTGGCCACCAGCCCTAACCCCGACAAGGATGGGGGCACTCCAGGCAGCGGGCAGGAGCTGAGGGGCAATCTGACGGGGGCACCAGGGCGGAGGCTGCAGATCCAGAACCCCCTATATCCAGTGACCGAGAGCTCCTACAGTGCCTATGCCGTCATGCTCCTGGCACTGGTGGTGTTTGCAGTGGGCATCGTGGGCAATCTGTCGGTCATGTGCATCGTGTGGCACAGCTACTACCTGAAGAGCGCCTGGAACTCCATCCTCGCCAGCCTGGCCCTCTGGGATTTTCTGGTCCTTTTTTTCTGCCTCCCTATTGTCATCTTCAACGAGATCACCAAGCAGAGGCTACTGGGTGATGTTTCCTGTCGGGCCGTGCCCTTCATGGAG GTCTCCTCTCTGGGAGTCACGACCTTCAGTCTCTGTGCCCTGGGCATTGACCGCTTCCACGTGGCCACCAGCACCCTGCCCAAAGTGAGGCCCATCGAGCGGTGCCAATCCATCCTGGCCAAGCTGGCCGTCATCTGGGTGGGCTCCATGACGCTGGCCGTGCCCGAGCTCCTGCTGTGGCAGCTGGCACAGGAGCCTGCCCCCACCATAGGCACCCTGGACTCGTGCATCATGAAACCCTCAGCCAGCCTGCCCGAGTCCCTGTACTCACTGGTGATGACCTACCAGAACGCCCGCATGTGGTGGTATTTTGGCTGCTACTTCTGCCTGCCCATCCTCTTCACGGTCACCTGTCAGCTGGTGACGTGGCGGGTGCGAAGCCCTCCAGGGAGGAAGCCAGAGTGCAGGGCCAGCAAGCACGAGCAGTGTGAGAGCCAGCTCAACAGCACCGTGGTGGGCCTGACCGTGGTCTACGCCTTCTGCACCCTCCCGGAGAACGTCTGCAACATCGTGGTGGCCTACCTCTCCCCCGAGCTGACCCGCCAGACCCTGGACCTCCTGGGCCTCATCAACCAGTTCTCCGCCTTCTTCAAGGGCGCCATCACCCCGGTGCTGCTCCTCTGCGTCTGCAGGCCGCTGGGCCAGGCCTTCCTggactgctgctgctgctgctgctgcgagGAGTGTGCTGCGGCTCCGGAGGCCTCGGACGGCAAGCTCAAGACCGAGGTGTCCGCCTCCATCTACTTCCACAAGCCCAGGGAGTCACCGCCGCTCCTGCCCCTGGGCACGCCTTGCTGA